A window of Vibrio ishigakensis contains these coding sequences:
- a CDS encoding branched-chain amino acid transaminase — MAKKTADYIWFNGEMVPWAEANVHVLTHAMHYGTSVFEGVRCYNTPKGPIVFRHLEHAKRLKDSAKIYRFPIPYSVEEIMEATRETLRQNKLDSAYIRPLGFVGNVGLGVCPPVDTEMDLIIAAFPWGSYLGEDALEQGVDAMISSWNRAAPNTIPTAAKAGGNYLSSLLVGGEARRHGYDEGIALSVDGYLSEGAGENIFVIKDGVITTPPATSAILPGITRDSIMILARDKGYEVREANIAREALYLADEIFMTGTAAEIVPVRTVDQIVVGAGKRGPITEDLQSTYFGLFNGTTEDKWGWLDYVYPADAEK, encoded by the coding sequence ATGGCGAAGAAAACAGCAGATTATATTTGGTTTAACGGCGAGATGGTTCCGTGGGCAGAAGCCAACGTTCACGTACTAACTCATGCAATGCACTACGGTACTTCAGTATTTGAGGGCGTGCGTTGCTACAACACGCCGAAAGGACCAATTGTATTCCGCCACCTTGAGCACGCTAAACGTCTAAAAGACTCAGCGAAGATCTACCGCTTCCCTATCCCATACTCTGTTGAAGAGATCATGGAAGCAACGCGCGAAACACTGCGTCAAAACAAGCTAGACAGCGCTTACATCCGTCCGCTTGGTTTTGTAGGCAATGTTGGCCTTGGTGTATGTCCTCCGGTAGACACAGAGATGGACCTAATCATCGCAGCCTTCCCTTGGGGTTCTTACCTAGGTGAAGACGCACTAGAGCAGGGCGTTGATGCCATGATCTCAAGCTGGAATCGCGCGGCACCAAACACTATTCCTACAGCCGCTAAAGCGGGTGGTAACTACCTATCTTCTCTACTAGTTGGTGGTGAAGCTCGTCGTCACGGCTATGACGAAGGTATCGCGCTGAGCGTTGATGGCTACCTATCAGAGGGGGCGGGTGAGAACATCTTTGTAATCAAAGATGGCGTAATCACTACTCCACCAGCAACCAGCGCTATCCTGCCTGGTATTACACGTGACTCTATCATGATCCTAGCGCGTGATAAGGGCTATGAGGTTCGTGAAGCAAACATCGCTCGTGAAGCACTATACCTAGCAGACGAAATCTTTATGACAGGTACGGCAGCAGAGATCGTTCCTGTACGTACGGTTGACCAAATCGTTGTAGGCGCAGGCAAGCGTGGCCCTATCACCGAAGACCTACAATCAACCTACTTTGGCCTATTCAACGGCACCACAGAAGACAAATGGGGCTGGCTAGACTACGTATACCCAGCTGACGCAGAGAAATAA
- the ilvD gene encoding dihydroxy-acid dehydratase, which translates to MPIYRSATTTHGRNMAGARALWRATGVKDEDFGKPIIAVVNSFTQFVPGHVHLKDMGQLVAREIEEAGGIAKEFNTIAIDDGIAMGHGGMLYSLPSRELIADSVEYMVNAHCADAMVCISNCDKITPGMLMASMRLNIPVIFVSGGPMEAGKTKLSDQLIKLDLVDAMMQSADPTVSDEDSEKIERSACPTCGSCSGMFTANSMNCLTEALGLSQPGNGSMLATHADREALFLSAGQRIVDLTKRYYEQDDASVLPRNIATKQAFENAMALDIAMGGSTNTVLHLLAAAQEGEVDFDMVDIDAMSRRVPNLCKVAPSTPLYHMEDVHRAGGVMGILGELNRAGLINSQVNTVLGTTLEEQLAHYDIMQTESEEVKSFFRAGPAGIRTTKAFSQDCRWDTLDDDREAGCIRDKANAYSQDGGLAVLKGNIALDGCIVKTAGVDESILTFTGTAIVFESQEDAVDGILGGQVKAGHVVVIRYEGPKGGPGMQEMLYPTTYLKSMGLGKECALLTDGRFSGGTAGLSIGHASPEAAAGGIIGLVKTGDEIAIDIPNRTIELNVSEQELGERRAEQDQKGWKPESRQREVSFALKAYASMATSADKGAVRDKSKFEG; encoded by the coding sequence ATGCCAATCTATCGCAGTGCAACCACAACACATGGTCGTAACATGGCTGGTGCGCGTGCCCTATGGCGTGCAACCGGCGTAAAAGATGAAGATTTCGGTAAGCCTATTATCGCTGTCGTTAACTCATTCACTCAATTCGTACCAGGCCACGTTCACCTAAAAGACATGGGTCAACTGGTTGCTCGTGAAATTGAAGAAGCGGGCGGGATCGCAAAAGAATTCAACACTATCGCTATCGATGACGGTATCGCTATGGGTCACGGCGGTATGCTGTACTCACTACCATCTCGTGAGCTTATCGCAGACTCTGTAGAGTACATGGTAAACGCGCACTGTGCCGATGCTATGGTATGTATCTCTAACTGCGACAAGATCACCCCGGGAATGCTGATGGCCTCTATGCGCCTAAACATCCCAGTGATCTTTGTATCTGGTGGTCCCATGGAAGCGGGTAAAACCAAGCTTTCTGATCAACTGATCAAGCTAGACCTTGTAGATGCCATGATGCAGAGTGCGGATCCAACGGTATCTGACGAAGACAGTGAAAAGATCGAACGTAGCGCGTGTCCTACCTGTGGTTCTTGCTCAGGTATGTTTACTGCTAACTCAATGAACTGCCTAACCGAAGCATTAGGTCTTTCTCAGCCAGGTAACGGCTCTATGCTGGCTACCCACGCTGACCGTGAAGCACTATTCCTAAGCGCAGGCCAACGCATCGTAGACCTGACTAAGCGTTACTATGAGCAAGACGATGCGTCTGTTCTTCCTCGTAACATCGCAACCAAGCAAGCGTTCGAGAACGCGATGGCGCTAGACATCGCTATGGGTGGTTCAACCAACACGGTTCTGCACCTGCTAGCGGCCGCTCAAGAGGGTGAAGTAGACTTCGACATGGTTGATATCGATGCTATGTCTCGCCGAGTACCTAACCTATGTAAGGTTGCACCATCGACTCCGCTGTATCACATGGAAGATGTGCACCGCGCGGGTGGTGTAATGGGCATCCTAGGTGAACTGAATCGCGCAGGCCTTATCAACAGCCAAGTAAACACGGTTCTGGGTACCACCCTAGAAGAACAATTGGCTCACTACGACATCATGCAGACCGAATCTGAAGAGGTTAAATCTTTCTTCCGTGCTGGCCCTGCAGGTATCCGCACTACTAAGGCTTTCTCTCAAGACTGTCGCTGGGACACTTTAGATGACGACCGTGAAGCAGGCTGTATCCGTGACAAAGCCAACGCTTATAGCCAAGATGGTGGTCTGGCCGTTCTTAAAGGTAACATCGCTCTTGATGGCTGTATCGTTAAGACCGCTGGCGTAGACGAGAGCATCCTAACCTTCACAGGTACTGCTATCGTATTTGAAAGCCAAGAAGACGCTGTAGACGGCATCCTAGGCGGTCAGGTTAAAGCTGGTCATGTTGTAGTAATCCGCTACGAAGGTCCAAAAGGTGGTCCAGGTATGCAAGAGATGCTTTACCCAACCACTTACCTGAAATCTATGGGTCTAGGTAAAGAGTGTGCGCTTCTAACCGACGGTCGCTTCTCTGGTGGTACTGCAGGTCTTTCTATCGGTCACGCTTCTCCTGAAGCTGCGGCTGGCGGCATCATTGGTCTGGTTAAGACTGGCGATGAGATTGCTATCGACATTCCAAACCGTACTATTGAGCTGAACGTGTCAGAGCAAGAGCTAGGCGAGCGTCGTGCTGAGCAAGACCAGAAAGGTTGGAAACCAGAATCACGTCAACGTGAGGTTTCATTTGCTCTGAAGGCATACGCAAGTATGGCTACCAGTGCTGACAAAGGTGCAGTGAGAGACAAATCTAAATTCGAGGGGTAA
- a CDS encoding thiol:disulfide interchange protein DsbA/DsbL, giving the protein MKKLITLMATMFIALTAHAAQFKEGENYTVLDLPATSSPTVNEFFSFYCPHCNQFEPIMDTLKKSLPENAKFQKTHVSFMGGNMGVPMSKAYATMVVLKAEDQMVPVMFRRIHQLNAAPKNEDELRQIFLDEGIDAKKFDAAYKGFAVDSMQRRFDKQFKDAGLRGVPSIVVNGKYLVQTGSIKSTQDLINLVNYLLTQK; this is encoded by the coding sequence ATGAAAAAGCTGATTACCTTGATGGCAACTATGTTCATCGCGCTAACAGCTCACGCAGCACAATTTAAAGAAGGTGAGAACTATACGGTTCTTGATCTTCCTGCGACCTCTAGCCCAACAGTAAATGAATTCTTCTCGTTCTACTGCCCTCACTGTAACCAGTTTGAGCCAATCATGGATACATTGAAGAAGTCGCTTCCAGAAAACGCTAAATTCCAGAAGACTCACGTATCTTTTATGGGTGGCAACATGGGCGTACCTATGAGCAAGGCATACGCGACTATGGTAGTGCTTAAGGCTGAAGATCAGATGGTTCCTGTAATGTTCCGTCGTATCCACCAGCTAAACGCGGCACCTAAGAACGAAGACGAGCTGCGCCAGATCTTCCTAGACGAAGGTATCGATGCGAAGAAATTCGACGCGGCTTACAAAGGCTTTGCGGTTGACTCTATGCAGCGTCGCTTCGACAAGCAGTTCAAAGACGCTGGCCTACGTGGCGTGCCAAGCATTGTCGTGAACGGTAAATACCTAGTTCAAACTGGCTCTATCAAGTCTACTCAAGACCTAATTAACCTAGTGAACTACCTGCTAACGCAGAAATAA
- a CDS encoding serine/threonine protein kinase: MSTSFNFDSLTPDFMWYALESVGIRAESGFLALNSYENRVYQFVDEEKQRYVVKFYRPQRWSEAQIDEEHDFMFDLEEQEIPIAIPEILGEQSLHFYKGYLFAVYKSVGGRQFEVDNYDQLEMVGRFLGRIHKVSQDQAPYQHRPSIGLDEYLYQPRELLQNSTFIPPHLENVFFNDLDLLIKSIEQKWDNNYQNIRLHGDCHPGNILWRDGPTFVDLDDSRNGPAVQDLWMMLNGDRQEQLVQLDILLEGYQEFCDFNNAQLKLIEPLRGLRLVHYMSWLAKRWHDPAFPVAFPWFNDAKYWEGQVLAFKEQLSALEEPPLSLTPMW; the protein is encoded by the coding sequence ATGAGCACCTCTTTTAACTTTGACTCCCTCACCCCTGACTTCATGTGGTACGCCTTAGAAAGCGTCGGCATTAGAGCTGAATCAGGCTTTCTCGCTCTCAACAGCTACGAAAACCGTGTATATCAATTTGTTGATGAAGAAAAACAGCGCTACGTGGTTAAGTTCTATCGTCCGCAGAGATGGAGTGAAGCTCAGATAGATGAAGAGCATGACTTCATGTTCGACTTGGAAGAACAAGAGATCCCAATTGCCATCCCTGAAATCTTGGGAGAACAATCGCTACACTTCTATAAAGGCTATCTTTTCGCGGTATATAAGAGCGTGGGAGGCCGTCAATTTGAGGTTGATAACTATGATCAACTCGAGATGGTGGGACGCTTCCTTGGCCGCATCCATAAGGTGAGCCAAGACCAAGCGCCGTATCAACACAGGCCGAGCATTGGTTTGGACGAGTATCTGTATCAACCAAGAGAGCTGCTGCAAAACAGCACCTTTATTCCCCCACACCTCGAAAATGTATTCTTCAACGACTTAGATCTACTGATAAAGAGTATCGAACAGAAGTGGGACAACAACTATCAGAATATTCGCCTGCACGGTGACTGCCACCCAGGTAATATCCTGTGGCGCGACGGACCAACCTTTGTAGACTTAGATGATTCGAGAAACGGCCCTGCAGTGCAGGACCTATGGATGATGCTAAACGGCGATCGCCAAGAGCAGCTGGTCCAGCTCGATATCTTGTTAGAGGGCTATCAAGAATTTTGCGATTTTAATAACGCTCAATTGAAACTGATCGAGCCTTTGCGCGGTCTACGCTTAGTGCACTACATGTCATGGCTTGCAAAAAGATGGCATGACCCTGCATTCCCAGTGGCATTTCCATGGTTCAATGATGCAAAATACTGGGAAGGCCAAGTTCTGGCATTTAAGGAGCAGCTCTCTGCCCTTGAAGAGCCACCACTATCATTAACACCTATGTGGTAA
- the ilvG gene encoding acetolactate synthase 2 catalytic subunit — protein MNGAQLVVEALRQQGIKSVFGYPGGAIMPIYDALYDGGVEHILCRHEQGAAIAAIGMARATQEVAVCMATSGPGATNLVTGLADAFLDSVPVVAITGQVASPLIGTDAFQEMDVIGMSLSCTKHSYLVTDIDELAPTLAEAFEVAQSGRPGPVIVDIAKDVQLAEAPTAVLPEFEAPMMPVPQPEEYRLAQALLRESRRPVLYVGGGVQLAKATDTVRQFLSDNPMPSVSTLKGLGTIERHNPCYLGMLGMHGTKAANLIVQESDLLIVVGARFDDRVTGKLDSFAPNAKVIHLDIDKAEFNKLRHAHATLRGDINEILPQIHLENDITPWVHHCESLRNGFKWRYDHPGEPIYAPLLLKQLSDMMPDTSMVSTDVGQHQMWAAQHIQPREPQNFITSSGLGTMGFGLPAAMGASVARPDDQSILITGDGSFMMNVQELGTLKRRQIPVKIVLLNNQRLGMVRQWQSLFFDGRHSETILDDNPDFVMLAKSFDIPGKTITTKAEVEPALKEMLECETSYLLHVLIDEEENVWPLVPPGASNEDMLENT, from the coding sequence ATGAATGGTGCTCAGTTAGTCGTAGAGGCACTTCGCCAACAAGGTATCAAATCCGTTTTTGGATACCCTGGTGGTGCAATCATGCCAATCTACGATGCACTTTATGATGGTGGCGTAGAGCATATTCTTTGCCGTCACGAACAAGGTGCAGCCATCGCAGCCATAGGTATGGCTCGTGCAACCCAAGAGGTTGCAGTATGCATGGCAACATCCGGCCCAGGTGCGACAAACCTTGTCACCGGCCTTGCCGATGCCTTCTTGGACTCAGTTCCAGTAGTAGCCATCACAGGTCAGGTAGCCAGCCCTCTTATCGGCACCGATGCTTTCCAAGAAATGGATGTGATCGGTATGTCCCTATCTTGTACCAAGCATAGCTACTTGGTTACTGATATTGATGAACTTGCGCCAACCCTAGCCGAGGCATTCGAGGTAGCTCAATCTGGACGTCCAGGCCCAGTTATCGTAGATATCGCTAAAGATGTTCAGCTAGCAGAAGCGCCTACTGCAGTTCTTCCTGAGTTTGAGGCACCTATGATGCCTGTACCTCAACCTGAGGAATATCGCCTAGCACAGGCTCTACTGCGTGAAAGTCGTCGTCCAGTTCTCTATGTAGGTGGCGGTGTTCAGTTGGCTAAAGCGACAGACACAGTTCGCCAGTTCTTAAGCGACAACCCAATGCCATCGGTAAGTACCCTAAAAGGCCTGGGTACCATCGAGCGTCATAACCCATGCTACCTGGGTATGCTTGGCATGCACGGCACTAAGGCAGCTAACCTAATCGTACAAGAGTCTGACCTTCTTATCGTTGTAGGTGCGCGCTTCGATGACCGCGTGACTGGCAAGCTAGATAGCTTCGCGCCAAACGCCAAGGTTATCCACCTAGATATCGACAAGGCAGAGTTCAATAAACTAAGACATGCACACGCGACCCTTCGTGGTGACATCAATGAGATCCTGCCTCAGATTCATCTAGAGAACGATATCACCCCTTGGGTTCACCACTGTGAAAGCCTACGTAACGGCTTTAAATGGCGCTATGACCACCCAGGTGAGCCTATCTATGCTCCGCTTCTGCTTAAGCAGCTTTCAGATATGATGCCGGATACCTCTATGGTCTCAACCGACGTAGGGCAGCATCAGATGTGGGCAGCACAGCACATTCAGCCACGTGAGCCTCAGAACTTCATCACCTCATCTGGCCTAGGCACCATGGGTTTTGGTCTGCCAGCAGCTATGGGCGCTTCTGTAGCGCGTCCTGATGACCAATCTATCCTCATCACAGGTGATGGCTCATTTATGATGAACGTGCAAGAACTAGGTACGCTGAAGCGTCGTCAGATCCCTGTGAAGATAGTGCTTCTTAACAACCAGCGCCTCGGCATGGTTCGTCAGTGGCAGTCACTGTTCTTCGACGGTCGCCATAGTGAGACCATCCTAGATGACAACCCAGATTTCGTCATGCTAGCTAAGTCGTTTGATATCCCAGGTAAAACCATCACCACTAAGGCTGAGGTAGAACCTGCACTTAAAGAGATGCTTGAATGTGAGACCTCTTATCTTCTGCACGTCCTTATCGACGAAGAAGAAAACGTATGGCCTCTGGTTCCACCAGGCGCGTCCAACGAAGACATGTTAGAGAACACCTAA
- a CDS encoding YifB family Mg chelatase-like AAA ATPase, whose amino-acid sequence MGLAIIHSRASVGIDAPQVTVEVHIGPGMPGFHLVGLAETSVKESKDRVRSAILNSKFLFPSRKITVNLAPADLPKDGGRFDLPIAIGILIASEQLPTDRINDTELLGELALSGELRAVNGVIAAAMASNKHQRVLISPEGNANEVALVDKERNLSANSLIQVAAFLAGQLTLELKNDKEEASPLSLERDLQDIIGQHQGKRALEIAAAGGHNILFLGPPGTGKTMLATRLVDLLPEMQTEEALQVAALSSLVGKVSIGCSWRQRPFRSPHHSSSMVALVGGGSTPKPGEISLAHNGVLFLDEVPEFERRVLDALREPLEAGEIVISRAAGKSTFPANFQLVAALNPSPSGHYREGQVRINPQAILRYLNKVSGPFLDRFDMSLEIPLLPRGALHNGSRGESTQEVKSRVLKARDLMLIRSNKPNAQLQSREIQEVCSLESADEGFLENAILSLGLSIRAYHRILRVSRTIADLEGCEAIQRHHLAEALGYRSMDKLLIELNQQISC is encoded by the coding sequence ATGGGGTTAGCCATCATCCATAGTAGAGCGAGTGTAGGAATCGACGCACCTCAGGTGACAGTTGAGGTTCACATAGGTCCAGGCATGCCGGGCTTTCATCTGGTTGGGCTGGCTGAGACCAGTGTGAAGGAATCAAAAGACAGGGTACGAAGCGCAATACTGAATTCTAAGTTTCTGTTTCCGAGCCGCAAGATAACTGTCAATCTAGCCCCAGCAGACCTGCCTAAAGATGGTGGCCGATTCGACCTTCCAATCGCCATAGGGATACTCATTGCCAGTGAACAACTCCCTACAGATAGAATTAACGACACTGAATTGTTGGGAGAGTTAGCCCTATCTGGAGAGCTTAGAGCAGTTAATGGTGTGATAGCGGCCGCTATGGCGAGTAATAAGCATCAACGAGTCCTTATTTCCCCAGAGGGCAATGCCAATGAGGTTGCTCTGGTAGATAAAGAGCGCAACCTGTCGGCTAACTCCTTGATTCAAGTAGCGGCCTTCCTAGCAGGGCAACTAACCCTAGAGCTAAAGAATGATAAAGAGGAGGCCAGTCCTTTATCGCTAGAAAGAGACCTTCAGGACATCATAGGCCAGCATCAGGGAAAGAGGGCTTTAGAGATAGCCGCAGCCGGCGGTCACAATATTTTGTTCTTAGGTCCTCCAGGTACAGGCAAGACAATGCTAGCTACTCGCCTAGTGGATCTCCTGCCAGAAATGCAGACAGAAGAAGCCCTGCAGGTTGCCGCCTTATCTTCGTTAGTTGGCAAGGTTTCTATTGGCTGCAGTTGGCGACAGAGACCATTTAGATCACCACATCACTCAAGCTCCATGGTGGCTTTGGTCGGTGGTGGTTCCACCCCAAAGCCAGGAGAGATCTCTTTGGCTCACAACGGAGTTCTATTTCTAGACGAGGTGCCCGAATTTGAACGCAGAGTATTAGACGCCTTGCGAGAGCCATTGGAGGCTGGCGAGATAGTCATATCTAGAGCAGCAGGAAAAAGCACTTTTCCAGCCAACTTTCAGTTAGTAGCCGCTCTAAACCCAAGCCCTAGTGGTCATTACAGAGAGGGGCAGGTTAGGATAAACCCACAGGCGATACTGAGATACCTTAACAAGGTATCAGGCCCTTTCTTGGATAGATTTGATATGTCTCTCGAGATTCCGTTGCTACCCAGAGGGGCATTGCACAATGGTAGTCGTGGGGAGTCTACTCAGGAGGTAAAGAGCCGAGTTTTAAAGGCTCGTGACTTAATGCTTATTCGTTCAAACAAGCCAAACGCTCAATTGCAGAGCCGCGAGATACAAGAGGTGTGCTCGCTAGAAAGTGCTGATGAGGGCTTTCTTGAGAACGCGATCTTGAGCCTTGGCTTATCTATCCGCGCCTATCATAGAATTTTGCGTGTTTCTCGCACCATAGCTGACCTAGAGGGTTGTGAAGCTATTCAAAGACATCATCTGGCTGAGGCGCTGGGGTACCGCTCGATGGATAAACTACTGATTGAATTGAATCAGCAGATTTCTTGTTAA
- the ilvM gene encoding acetolactate synthase 2 small subunit, which yields MERYLLDIKADDKPVLLERVLRVVRHRGFIVRQVAGTQNHHSKIASVEIIVDSDRPITFLTNQIEKLWDVISVDVIKINNDELPNNNLQHKVSA from the coding sequence ATGGAAAGATATTTACTTGATATTAAAGCAGACGATAAACCTGTATTGTTGGAGCGAGTGCTAAGAGTGGTTCGCCACCGTGGTTTTATCGTTCGACAGGTAGCAGGCACTCAAAACCACCACAGCAAGATTGCAAGTGTGGAGATCATTGTTGATAGCGACCGTCCAATCACGTTTTTGACTAATCAGATTGAAAAACTGTGGGATGTAATTAGCGTAGACGTTATTAAGATTAACAACGATGAACTCCCAAACAACAATTTACAACACAAAGTAAGCGCGTAA
- a CDS encoding acyltransferase has protein sequence MFGYIFLIITASLVILNTAVASLAICILALVRMLVPVDAVRRLSSTLANKVMWIWATINALILALFNRDVEWQIEGGEGLKMDGWYLMLSNHRSWTDIVVLCCVFKDRIPMPKFFLKQQLLYVPFLGMACWGLDMPFMRRYSREYLIRHPEKRGKDLETTRRSCEKFRHMPTTVVNYVEGTRYRANKSKSGSYKHLLQPKSGGIAYTLAAMGEQFSNIIDVTLAYPDNVENPFKDMLMGRMKRIVVQIKVLPVDEQVRGDYFNDKRYKRQFQQWLGDLWSDKDKELDKIY, from the coding sequence ATGTTTGGTTACATTTTTTTAATTATTACTGCCTCCTTGGTTATCTTGAACACTGCTGTTGCTTCTCTTGCGATCTGCATACTTGCTTTGGTGCGTATGTTGGTACCGGTTGACGCCGTGAGAAGATTATCCTCTACCCTTGCCAATAAAGTGATGTGGATTTGGGCCACTATCAATGCTTTGATCCTTGCTCTGTTTAACCGTGATGTTGAGTGGCAGATTGAGGGTGGTGAAGGCCTTAAAATGGATGGCTGGTATTTAATGTTGAGTAACCACCGCAGTTGGACGGATATCGTGGTGCTGTGTTGCGTGTTTAAAGACCGTATCCCTATGCCTAAGTTCTTTCTCAAGCAGCAACTGCTTTACGTACCTTTTTTGGGCATGGCTTGCTGGGGGCTAGATATGCCCTTTATGCGTCGTTACTCTCGTGAGTATCTGATCCGTCATCCAGAGAAACGTGGCAAAGACCTAGAAACCACTCGCCGCTCATGTGAGAAATTCCGCCATATGCCAACTACGGTAGTCAACTATGTGGAAGGGACTCGCTATCGTGCCAATAAATCTAAATCAGGCTCCTATAAGCATCTGTTACAACCAAAGTCCGGCGGTATCGCTTATACCCTAGCGGCTATGGGGGAGCAGTTCAGCAATATCATAGATGTGACACTGGCGTATCCGGATAACGTAGAGAACCCATTCAAGGACATGCTGATGGGCCGTATGAAGCGCATTGTGGTGCAGATTAAGGTTCTACCTGTGGATGAGCAGGTGCGAGGCGATTATTTCAATGACAAGCGCTACAAGCGCCAATTCCAGCAGTGGCTCGGTGACTTGTGGTCAGACAAAGATAAAGAGCTGGATAAGATTTACTAG